The sequence below is a genomic window from Rhodococcus sp. 4CII.
ACAGCAGGCCGGCCATCCAGCACGGCCGGCCCTGCTCGATCGGGTGGACGTCCGTCCCGATTCCGACTCGCACTAGTGCGCTCCCTCTTCCACCAGCGCGCGGGCCAGTACCAGGTCCAGCGGGGTGGTGATCTTGAATGCCGTGGGTTCTCCGACGATGCTGCGGACCCGTTCCCCGAGCCGCTCGACCAGTCCCGCGTCGTCGGTGGCGATGCCGTCGGCGGCGTCGTAGGCGCGTCGGAGCAGTTCCGCGGTGAAACCCTGCGGGGTCTGCACGGCGCGCAGTTCGGACCGCTCGGGTGTGCCGGTGACCGCACCGAGGACGTCGACGGTCTTGATGGTGTCCGTGACCGGAAGGACGGGGATGACCGCGTTGCGGCCGCACCTCAGCTCGGCCACGACGCGGGCGATGAGCGACGGCGGGGTGAGCGCGCGGGCGGCATCGTGCACCAGCACGTATTCGGCGTCGTCCGCTGCGGCGAGTCCGGCCCGAACCGAATCGGTTCGCTCGTTGCCACCGGCCACCACGGTGACGTTTCCGGAGAGGAGGGTTCGCGTCGACTCGACGAGTTCCCCCGGAACGATGACGACGACGCGGTCGACAGCCCCCGACTGGAGGAGCCCGTCGACCGCGCGTGTCAGCATCGTCGTCCCGCCCAGATCAACGAACGCCTTGGGCGTATTTTCGCCCAAACGAACGCCCTGACCTGCGGCGGGGACCAGTGCGACTACAGGACCTTCTCCCTCGGCCACTGATCGCGACTGTCTAGGACGCGGCCGCGAGGACCTCGTCGAGAATGGTCTCGGCCTTGTCGCTGTCGGTGCCTTCGGCCAGTGCGAGCTCGCCGACAAGAATCTGCCGTGCCTTCGCGAGCATGCGCTTCTCTCCCGCGGACAGGCCGCGGTCCTGCTCACGACGCCACAGATCGCGAACGACCTCGGCGACCTTGTTGACGTCACCGGACGCGAGCTTTTCGAGATTCGCCTTGTAGCGACGTGACCAGTTGGTGGGTTCTTCCGTGTGCGGTGCCCGCAGCACCTGGAAGACCTTGTCGAGGCCTTCCTGGCCGACGACGTCGCGTACGCCTACGTACTCTGCGTTGTCTGCGGGAACCCGTACGGTGAGATCGCCCTGAGCAACCTTGAGAACGAGATATTCCTTCTGCTCACCCTTGATGGTGCGGGTTTCAATTGCTTCGATCAGCGCCGCACCGTGATGGGGGTATACGACGGTGTCTCCGACCTTAAAAATCATCTGTCCCGTGCCCCTTTCGATCATTCGAGTTTAACACGTGTCCGGATCCTGGTCGCATCAACGGTGCAGGTCAGGGGCATCGTTGCCTGACCGTAGGGGTTGACAGGGCCCCCGATACGTGCATTCCGGACACCCCGATCGGGCGGTTCTCCGGCGCCGAAACCGCACGCAGACAACCGTTGTGACTACCCAGCGAGCAGGCCACGCGGACGAACTACTACTCTGCCTAGTTGAAGTGCGAACCTGACCCCGGAGGACAACTCGTGACTGCTCTCGACAAGCCGACTCGCCGAGTCGCCACCGCCGTCGCTCTCGCTGCCGGCGCAGCCCTCGTGCTGTCCGCGTGCAGTGCGGGCCAGATCACCCAGACGTCGAGTCAGGTCGCCGCGGTCAACGGCAACAGCGCGAACGTCGGGTCGATCGCCCTGCGCAACGTCCACGTGGTCTACCCGAACTCCGCGGAGTACAGCCTCGCGCCGGGCGGCAACGCCGTCCTCGCGTTCACCGCGATCAACAACAACGAGGACACCCCGGACAAGCTGACCAAGATCAGCACCGACTACGCACAGTCCGTCACCCTCGGCGACAAGACCGGTGGACTGGAGATCGCGCCGCAGACCGCGCTCGTCGCCGGCCTGCCGGGCGAGGACGCCGCCGAGAGCGCGGCGGCCGCGGGCCAGTCCGCCGGCGATGCCGACGCACCGACCGACGTCGTCCTCGTCACCCTGAACAACCTGAAGGAAGGCGTGCGCCCAGGCCTCACCTTCCCCGTCACGTTCGCGTTCGAGAAGGCCGGCAACGTCACCGTCTCCGTTCCCGTCGACGCGGGCCACGAGACCGAGCGCCACGTGTCGGACACGTCGCCGGGCACCGAAGCCGATGGCGGCGGACACTAGCAACCGGACCGGGTCCGCTGTCGGACCCGGTACCTAGGCTGGCCCGGTGGCCAAACTCAAGTCCAGTTTCCGATGCTCGTCGTGCCAGTGCACGGTCCCCAAATGGGTCGGGCGGTGCCCCGAGTGCGGTAGCTGGGGATCGATGGACGAGGCCCCGGTCGTCGCGGCGGTCGCCAGCCGCCCCGGCGCCTCCCTCGCGAAAGCCGGAGCGGGGGCGGTACTTCCGTCCACCCCCGCGACCCCGATCACGCGCATCGACAGCACGTCCACCCGCGCCAAACCCACCGGCATCGACGAACTCGACCGGGTTCTCGGCGGCGGCGTGGTGCCCGGTTCGGTCGTCCTCCTCGCCGGCGAGCCCGGCGTCGGCAAGTCGACCCTGCTCCTCGAGGTCGTCCACCAGTGGGCCCGGCGCGGTCCCGACGACCGGTCCCTGTACGTCACGGGTGAGGAATCCGCCGGGCAGGTGCGGCTGCGGGCCGACCGCACCGGCGCCGTCCACGAGCGGGTCTACCTCGCCGCCGAATCCGATCTCGCGACCATCCTCGGTCACGTCGAGCAGGTCCGCCCCACCCTGCTGATCGTCGACTCCGTGCAGACCATGCTGGCCGCGGACGTCGACGGCGTGGTCGGTGGCGTCACCCAGGTCAAAGCCGTCACCAGCGCTCTCACGTCCCTCGCGAAGGCCAGCGGCGTGCCGGTGCTCCTCATCGGCCACGTCACCAAGGACGGCGCGGTCGCGGGTCCGCGGTCGCTCGAGCACCTCGTCGATGTGGTGCTGCACTTCGAGGGCGACAAACACTCCACGCTGCGGATGGTGCGCGGTGTCAAGAACCGCTTCGGCGCCGCCGACGAGGTCGGCTGCTTCGAACTGCGCGAAGACGGCATCGCCGGCATCAGCGACCCGTCCGGGCTGTTCCTCCACCACCGCGCCGAGGCCGTCCCCGGAACCGCCGTCACCGTCATGATGGACGGCAAGCGGCCCCTCCTCGGCGAGGTGCAGGCCCTCGTGGCCGCCACGTCCATGCCTGCACCCCGGCGTGCCGTCAGCGGCCTCGACAGCGCCCGTGTCGCCATGGTCCTGGCCGTGCTCGACCGCCGGTGCGGCGTGCCGATCGCGAAGAACGACGTCTACGCGGCCACCGTCGGCGGCATGCGGATGACCGAACCGTCCGCCGATCTGGCGCTGGCCCTCGCCGTCGCGTCGGCGGTGCGAGACAAGCCGGTGCCGGACGGGCTCGTGATCCTCGGCGAAGTGGGGCTCGCCGGCGAGGTGCGGCGGGTACCCGGGGTCGGGCGCCGGCTCGCGGAGGCCCACCGGCTCGGATTCGGCCGCGCCATCGTGCCCCTCGATTCCGGGGCCGCACCCAAGGGAATGAGGGTCACCGAGGTCGGGAACCTCGGCGCGGCCATAGCGTCGCTGCGGTGACGCTCACGTGGACTGCGTCGCTGCGGTGACGCTCACGTGGACTGCGTCGCTGCGGTGACGCTCAGATCGACGAGGTGCCGAACGGTCGCTCCGGGACACCGTCCACGAAGTCCATCGTCTTCTCGAAGTGCGCGGCCGTGACGGTGAGGAACAGTCCCCGGGACGTCGCCACCACCACATCGGGGTCGGCCGTCGGTCCCTCGACGATCCGTGCCTCGGCGCTGGTGTACACCTTGCGGCGGATCGTGCCGTCGATGCGGGCGTGGAACTCGAGAACCGACCCCAGCGGTATGGGCCGGGCGAAGTCGATCTCGAGGTGACCAGTGACCACCGGACCGTCGGCGGCGGCGCGGCAGACCATGCCCTGCGCCTCGTCGAACGCCGTCGACAGGATGCCGCCGTGGATCACTCCCGGACCGCCCTGGTAGCGGGGCGCCACCTCGAGCCGTCCCCACACGTCGAGTCCCTGCCCGGCAGTGAAGCTCATGGACATGCCCGCGGGCGACTCGTCACCGCACCCGAAGCACCGTGACCAGTGCTGCGGCACGGGCTGACCTGCGGCGGGAAAGCTGTCGACCAGTTCCGGCAGGGTCAGGTCGTCGGGCAAAGTCCAGGTACCACTCATGGATAGGTAATCTAAACGCGGGTCCGGACGTCTTTCCACGGCGGTCCCCGACAAGTGACGCCTACCTCAGCGGGAGTATTGCGCGATGAACGATGCCGAGTCGTCGTCTGCGCTGCGTGAAACGATTGCCCGGCTGGCTCCCGGAACGGCACTTCGGGACGGCCTCGAGCGCATCCTGCGCGGCCGCACGGGTGCACTGATCGTCCTCGGCTACGACGAGCAGATGGAAGAGATCTGCGACGGCGGCTTCGAGCTCGACGTGGAGTTCGCCCCCACCCGGCTGCGTGAGCTGTCGAAGATGGACGGCGCCGTGGTCCTGTCCACCGACGGCTCCCGCATCGTGCGGGCCAACGTCCAGCTCGTTCCCGACCACAAGATCCCCACCGTCGAGTCCGGTACGCGCCACCGCGCCGCCGAGCGGACGGCGATGCAGACCGGTTACCCCGTGGTGTCGGTGAGCCAGTCGATGAGCATCGTCAGCGTGTACGTCGGCGGCATCCGGCACGTCATCGACGGTTCCGCCACGATCCTCTCGCGCGCCAATCAGGCGGTGGCGACCCTCGAGCGGTACAAGGCGCGGCTCGACGAGGTCACCCGCCAGCTGTCGGTGGTGGAGATCGAGGA
It includes:
- the ispD gene encoding 2-C-methyl-D-erythritol 4-phosphate cytidylyltransferase; this encodes MAEGEGPVVALVPAAGQGVRLGENTPKAFVDLGGTTMLTRAVDGLLQSGAVDRVVVIVPGELVESTRTLLSGNVTVVAGGNERTDSVRAGLAAADDAEYVLVHDAARALTPPSLIARVVAELRCGRNAVIPVLPVTDTIKTVDVLGAVTGTPERSELRAVQTPQGFTAELLRRAYDAADGIATDDAGLVERLGERVRSIVGEPTAFKITTPLDLVLARALVEEGAH
- a CDS encoding PaaI family thioesterase, translated to MSGTWTLPDDLTLPELVDSFPAAGQPVPQHWSRCFGCGDESPAGMSMSFTAGQGLDVWGRLEVAPRYQGGPGVIHGGILSTAFDEAQGMVCRAAADGPVVTGHLEIDFARPIPLGSVLEFHARIDGTIRRKVYTSAEARIVEGPTADPDVVVATSRGLFLTVTAAHFEKTMDFVDGVPERPFGTSSI
- the carD gene encoding RNA polymerase-binding transcription factor CarD; the protein is MIFKVGDTVVYPHHGAALIEAIETRTIKGEQKEYLVLKVAQGDLTVRVPADNAEYVGVRDVVGQEGLDKVFQVLRAPHTEEPTNWSRRYKANLEKLASGDVNKVAEVVRDLWRREQDRGLSAGEKRMLAKARQILVGELALAEGTDSDKAETILDEVLAAAS
- the radA gene encoding DNA repair protein RadA — protein: MAKLKSSFRCSSCQCTVPKWVGRCPECGSWGSMDEAPVVAAVASRPGASLAKAGAGAVLPSTPATPITRIDSTSTRAKPTGIDELDRVLGGGVVPGSVVLLAGEPGVGKSTLLLEVVHQWARRGPDDRSLYVTGEESAGQVRLRADRTGAVHERVYLAAESDLATILGHVEQVRPTLLIVDSVQTMLAADVDGVVGGVTQVKAVTSALTSLAKASGVPVLLIGHVTKDGAVAGPRSLEHLVDVVLHFEGDKHSTLRMVRGVKNRFGAADEVGCFELREDGIAGISDPSGLFLHHRAEAVPGTAVTVMMDGKRPLLGEVQALVAATSMPAPRRAVSGLDSARVAMVLAVLDRRCGVPIAKNDVYAATVGGMRMTEPSADLALALAVASAVRDKPVPDGLVILGEVGLAGEVRRVPGVGRRLAEAHRLGFGRAIVPLDSGAAPKGMRVTEVGNLGAAIASLR